One genomic segment of Gossypium arboreum isolate Shixiya-1 chromosome 3, ASM2569848v2, whole genome shotgun sequence includes these proteins:
- the LOC108488248 gene encoding uncharacterized protein LOC108488248, translated as MIENAIRGGKIEGETAKRSAPRRKDNKVNNMNSYNSKVVTVNQTRVTTVGQQDSQKQRSGSRQNPEKVSFTLIPVTYWELYQSLFNAYAIAPFQLKPLQPPYPKWYDANAKCEYYAGISGHSIKNYIGFKKAMERLIKIGVVKFDDTPSNKNPLPNHGDQGVNAVGDTGMRRIKESVAEVRTPIKIIWEEMVKKEMIISKERNRGVRDYCEFHAEEGHEIQECDEFKALVQSLMDNKKLEFYEAGSDEGRICTLEGGPKNQNWPRIIISLPRNNEVEIPMVPKVIIHKPVSFPYKDNKRVPLNYNCNVTVPKEDIASASKEVRDEGSYTRSGKRYDAEGVGVESVKEKACDKGKGTEILVNEPVREEEAREFLKFLKHSEYSIVEKLRKQPARISVLALLLSSAVHHGR; from the coding sequence atgattgagaacgccataagGGGTGGCAAGATAGAGGGGGAAACtgctaaaagatcggccccaagaaGGAAAGATAATAAGGTGAACAATATGAATAGTTATAATTCAAAAGTGGTTACGGTTAATCAGACCAGAGTGACTACAGTTGGGCAACAAGATTCTCAAAAGCAGAGATCAGGTTCGAGACAAAATCCTGAAAAGGTCTCATTTACGCTTATCCCAGTGACGTATtgggagctttatcaaagcttatttAATGCGTATGCAATAGCTCCTTTTCAATTGAAACCTCTGCAACCTCCATACCCTAAATGGTACGATGCAAACGCCAAATGTGAATACTATGCAGGGATATCAGGGCATTCGATCAAAAATTACATTGGCTTTAAAAAAGCAATGGAAAGACTTATTAAGATAggggttgtaaaatttgatgacacCCCTAGTAACAAGAACCCGTTGCCAAATCATGGTGATCAAGGGGTAAACGCAGTTGGGGATACTGGAATGAGACGGATTAAGGAGAGCGTGGCAGAGGTGAGAACGCCGATAAAAATAATTTGGGAAGAAATGGTGAAAAAAGAGATGATAATCTCTAAAGAAAGGAATAGAGGAGTGAGAGACTACTGCGAATTCCATGCTGAAGAGGGACACGAGATCCAGGAATGTGATGAGTTTAAGGCCTTAGTACAAAGCCTTATGGATAATAAGAAGTTGGAATTTTATGAAGCTGGCTCAGATGAGGGACGTATATGCACATTAGAAGGAGGACCGAAGAATCAAAACTGGCCAAGGATCATTATTTCTTTACCAAGAAATAATGAAGTTGAAATACCAATGGTACCGAAAGTCATTATTCATAAACCtgtttcctttccttataaggataacaagaGGGTACCTTTGAATTATAACTGCAATGTGACAGTGCCGAAGGAGGATATAGCTAGTGCCTCTAAGGAGGTTCGAGATGAGGGTTCATATACACGtagtgggaagcgttatgatgcAGAAGGCGTTGGAGTCGAGTCCGTAAAAGAAAAAGCCTGTGACAAAGGAAAGGGGACTGAAATACTGGTTAATGAGCCAGTAAGGGAAGAAGAAGCCAGAGAATTTCTAAAATTCTTGAAACACAGTGAGTACAGTATAGTTGAGAAATTGCGCAAACAACCAGCTCGTATATCAGTATTGGCTTTGCTTCTGAGTTCAGCGGTACATCATGGGCGTTAA